A genomic region of Halostagnicola larsenii XH-48 contains the following coding sequences:
- a CDS encoding ABC transporter permease: MSETTDVKSRLNSLLENDFIDSFRRGIKQYMTDRITIICLAFLTILVFISVFDQFIMPYEHDALHRTADGEIARLESPSSDHLLGTTSSGEDVFSQLIYGASSTLLTGVVGGLVIVSIGLTIGMVSGYYGGRVDSFLMRATDFAYGIPIIPTAIVLVAYFGMGFWSSVLIIGLLLWRGNARVFRSQVLQIKEREHIKAAKMLGASDWYVITRHILPNMMGMVVLFFALGTGITILLSAGLAFLGFMDPFVPSWGVMLRGAYSSGSMTEAWWWALPPGFMISSTVLSIFLLGRSYERVNEEQVNQVA; the protein is encoded by the coding sequence ATGAGTGAAACAACTGACGTGAAAAGTCGACTGAATTCCCTGCTGGAAAACGATTTCATCGATAGCTTCAGGAGGGGGATAAAACAGTATATGACGGATAGAATAACGATAATTTGCCTCGCATTCCTAACGATTTTGGTGTTCATCAGTGTGTTTGATCAGTTCATAATGCCGTATGAGCACGATGCCCTCCACCGGACCGCAGACGGGGAAATTGCCAGGCTAGAGTCGCCGTCATCGGACCATCTCCTTGGAACGACCTCATCTGGGGAAGACGTATTCTCGCAGTTGATTTACGGGGCAAGCTCAACCCTTCTTACAGGAGTTGTCGGAGGGTTAGTTATCGTTAGTATCGGCCTCACGATCGGGATGGTGTCGGGCTACTATGGCGGTCGAGTCGACAGTTTCCTCATGCGAGCGACTGATTTCGCGTACGGCATTCCGATTATTCCGACAGCCATCGTGCTCGTTGCCTATTTCGGGATGGGATTCTGGAGCTCGGTGCTCATAATTGGACTGTTACTGTGGCGAGGAAATGCGCGGGTCTTTCGATCACAGGTATTACAGATCAAAGAGCGCGAACACATCAAAGCTGCAAAAATGCTCGGCGCGAGCGATTGGTACGTTATCACGCGCCACATACTGCCGAATATGATGGGAATGGTCGTGCTGTTTTTCGCCCTCGGAACGGGGATTACGATCCTTCTCAGCGCCGGTCTTGCCTTCCTGGGCTTCATGGATCCGTTCGTTCCATCGTGGGGCGTGATGCTTCGGGGGGCATACTCCTCGGGGAGCATGACCGAGGCGTGGTGGTGGGCGCTTCCGCCAGGGTTTATGATTTCCTCGACGGTGCTCTCGATTTTCCTGCTCGGACGGAGTTACGAGCGAGTCAACGAAGAACAAGTCAATCAGGTTGCCTAA
- a CDS encoding ABC transporter ATP-binding protein, which translates to MTEPLLEVENVDITYRMDSEDVHAVTDASFTIDSNEYFGLVGESGCGKSTLAKSLIRGLDSNGEVTSGTIRYKGEEIQDFSEKEYNEKIRWKEIAVIPQAAMNSLNPLTKLSEQAVEIAGVHTDWSEKKAISRLEELFDIVGLPESRVTDYPHQFSGGMKQRAIIAMSLLLNPTLIIADEPTTALDVIMQDQFLKHIDNLREKRDLALLLITHDIAVVFETCDSLAVMHGGQIAERGTTKEIFSAPRHPYTILLQKSFPDARYPDRELEVIEGSPPALREEVDYCTFASRCPWAEQQCRESMPLADSLNGTDSHAVACFRSDEMESLASDHMNTNETRHANAIESEGYEDDD; encoded by the coding sequence ATGACAGAGCCACTACTCGAAGTCGAAAACGTCGACATCACGTACCGGATGGATAGCGAAGACGTCCACGCCGTAACGGACGCGTCGTTCACTATCGACTCGAACGAATACTTCGGCCTCGTCGGTGAAAGCGGCTGTGGAAAGAGTACCCTCGCAAAGTCCTTGATCCGCGGACTCGACTCGAACGGTGAGGTTACCTCCGGAACGATTCGATACAAAGGAGAGGAAATTCAGGATTTTTCTGAGAAAGAGTACAACGAAAAAATCCGCTGGAAAGAGATCGCGGTGATTCCACAGGCCGCGATGAATAGTCTCAATCCGCTCACAAAACTGAGTGAGCAGGCCGTCGAAATCGCAGGGGTGCACACCGATTGGTCGGAAAAAAAGGCGATATCACGTCTCGAGGAACTGTTCGATATCGTCGGCCTCCCGGAGTCGAGAGTAACCGACTATCCCCACCAGTTCTCGGGCGGAATGAAACAGCGCGCGATCATCGCGATGTCATTGCTGTTGAATCCGACGCTGATCATCGCAGACGAACCGACGACGGCGCTGGACGTTATCATGCAAGACCAGTTCCTCAAACATATCGACAACCTGCGAGAGAAACGAGACCTCGCGTTGCTGCTCATCACCCACGACATCGCCGTCGTCTTCGAGACCTGTGATTCGCTCGCAGTGATGCACGGCGGACAGATCGCAGAGAGAGGGACGACGAAGGAAATCTTCTCCGCACCGAGACACCCGTACACGATACTCCTCCAGAAATCGTTCCCCGACGCTCGATACCCGGACCGCGAACTCGAGGTTATCGAGGGCAGTCCTCCCGCGTTGCGCGAGGAAGTAGACTACTGTACGTTCGCAAGTAGGTGTCCGTGGGCCGAACAGCAGTGTCGAGAATCAATGCCGTTAGCTGACTCGTTGAACGGCACTGATAGTCACGCAGTCGCGTGTTTTCGAAGCGACGAAATGGAGTCGTTGGCGAGCGATCATATGAACACGAACGAGACACGGCACGCAAACGCTATCGAAAGTGAGGGATACGAAGATGACGACTGA
- a CDS encoding ABC transporter ATP-binding protein produces the protein MTTDDTEPILELRDVEKHFDQSTNIAETVRQTLFGESQEPVRAVDGVDLELSENQVHGIIGESGCGKSTLLLTLMGEHDPTSGEILFKGQPIAEFTKADWKQLRRKIQVIFQDPFNTMNPHFTVRETLKEPFKIHDIETDEGELLDMLETVRLTPPEEYIDRRESQLSGGEKQRVSIARALILEPEVVLADEPVSMLDVSTQASILKLLSELTEEYDVSMFYVSHDLSTVSYVCDRVNVMYLGRIIESAPTRKILTDPKHPYTQALINAIPIPDPFHKRTWTELDGTPGDAQNLPTGCRFKDRCPERMDVCDQQPAFKRHGEGNSHQVACHLYDKQTVGHSPAEITETGVSEQ, from the coding sequence ATGACGACTGACGATACCGAACCGATACTCGAACTCCGAGACGTAGAAAAGCACTTCGATCAATCGACGAACATCGCGGAAACTGTTCGCCAAACCCTCTTCGGGGAATCACAGGAGCCAGTACGCGCTGTCGATGGCGTTGACCTCGAGTTATCCGAGAATCAGGTCCACGGCATCATTGGAGAGAGCGGCTGCGGAAAGTCGACGCTCCTGTTGACGCTCATGGGAGAGCACGATCCGACATCCGGAGAGATTCTGTTCAAAGGACAGCCGATTGCGGAGTTCACGAAAGCGGACTGGAAACAACTGCGACGGAAAATTCAGGTGATCTTCCAGGATCCCTTCAACACGATGAACCCGCATTTCACCGTTCGAGAAACGCTCAAGGAACCCTTCAAGATACACGACATCGAGACGGACGAAGGGGAACTCCTGGATATGCTCGAGACGGTTCGACTGACACCGCCAGAGGAGTACATTGACCGTCGTGAATCACAGCTTTCAGGGGGCGAGAAACAGCGTGTTTCGATCGCTCGAGCGTTGATCCTCGAGCCCGAAGTCGTGCTCGCAGACGAGCCGGTATCGATGCTCGATGTATCGACCCAGGCGTCGATTCTGAAACTCCTGAGCGAACTCACCGAAGAGTATGACGTTTCGATGTTCTACGTTTCTCACGATCTGTCCACGGTGTCGTACGTGTGTGATCGAGTAAACGTCATGTATCTCGGTCGAATCATCGAAAGTGCACCAACACGGAAGATTCTCACTGATCCAAAACACCCGTATACGCAAGCGTTAATCAATGCCATTCCGATCCCAGATCCGTTCCACAAGCGGACGTGGACTGAGCTTGATGGGACACCAGGAGATGCCCAAAACCTACCCACAGGATGCCGATTTAAGGATCGCTGTCCGGAGCGAATGGATGTTTGCGACCAACAACCCGCGTTCAAGCGACACGGCGAAGGCAACTCGCATCAAGTCGCCTGTCACCTCTATGATAAGCAGACCGTAGGGCATTCGCCTGCAGAAATCACTGAGACGGGGGTGTCGGAGCAATGA
- a CDS encoding ABC transporter permease: MSKLHYYLRRIVVTIFLIFGVASFLFLAFRLMPGDYATVLAGGGASAAELEEIRESWGLNQPLYVQYYEYMTNLVTGDFGTSHVSSEPVWNYVKNPLMNSLILVMPAILVAFVVGSVYGGLLGTRSGTALERYGILPPTVAGTTPNFFVGILLLLVFSSTLGWLPVSGMATSETYAAIESHYEIYLTGDFWKHYVLPFATIVLTFLYYPALVMRGSVIDVKGQEYTYFQRIAGLPSKTRFKHLMKHSSLPVITLLPAQTATAISGLVLIETVFNWPGIGTLLFESVLARDTPTIQFLFILVAVWIIVGNFLVDIFYTVIDPRITIED; this comes from the coding sequence ATGAGCAAACTCCACTATTACCTTCGTCGCATCGTAGTGACGATTTTCCTGATATTCGGAGTTGCGTCGTTCCTGTTCCTCGCGTTCCGGCTTATGCCGGGTGATTACGCGACGGTACTCGCCGGAGGTGGTGCATCAGCCGCGGAGTTAGAAGAGATTCGAGAGTCGTGGGGACTGAACCAACCACTATACGTACAATACTACGAATATATGACTAATCTGGTGACAGGGGACTTCGGGACATCTCACGTCTCAAGTGAACCGGTGTGGAACTACGTCAAGAACCCACTGATGAACTCGCTTATACTTGTAATGCCGGCGATCCTCGTTGCATTCGTGGTGGGATCGGTCTACGGAGGATTACTGGGGACGAGGTCGGGAACTGCACTCGAACGGTACGGTATCCTCCCCCCAACGGTCGCTGGAACGACTCCGAACTTCTTCGTCGGGATTTTGCTCCTTCTCGTGTTCTCGTCGACCCTCGGGTGGCTCCCCGTTAGTGGGATGGCTACAAGTGAAACGTATGCTGCGATCGAATCACATTACGAAATCTATCTCACAGGTGATTTTTGGAAGCACTACGTGCTCCCGTTCGCGACGATCGTTCTCACGTTCTTGTACTACCCGGCGCTGGTCATGCGAGGGAGCGTTATCGATGTGAAAGGACAGGAATACACGTACTTCCAGCGCATTGCAGGCTTACCGAGCAAAACCCGTTTCAAACACCTGATGAAACACTCATCACTCCCCGTGATTACGCTCCTCCCGGCTCAAACGGCGACCGCAATCAGTGGGCTTGTCCTCATTGAAACAGTCTTCAACTGGCCTGGCATTGGAACGCTCCTCTTCGAGTCAGTTCTCGCTCGAGATACGCCGACGATTCAGTTCCTCTTCATCCTTGTCGCAGTCTGGATAATCGTTGGGAATTTCCTCGTCGATATCTTCTATACAGTCATTGATCCACGGATTACGATTGAGGACTAG
- a CDS encoding ABC transporter permease, with amino-acid sequence MDVSNAFSVDRTDLINVGKSIYSLVIVLILWELVTQMDMVHDYFLPPLSGVLMTFYELTVDGTLIYNGYLTVRRALLGLVIACVLGIIVGVLSARSRIASWFWDPIIEVGYPVPVIALVPVFLFWFGTGDFAKIVLVAVGCFWPVAINVRNAARDVDENLIWSARMMGTSDRQLLRRVIVPASAPGIISGIQIALPISLIITFVYEMVAGGGGLGHIEIEGVRMFQAEQVYAALIAIMILGFALDRALRMLRQRILRWT; translated from the coding sequence ATGGACGTAAGTAACGCGTTCTCCGTTGATCGTACCGACCTGATCAACGTCGGCAAGTCGATCTACTCGCTGGTCATCGTGCTCATCCTGTGGGAACTCGTGACGCAGATGGACATGGTGCACGACTATTTCCTCCCGCCGCTGTCGGGCGTTCTCATGACGTTCTACGAGCTAACCGTCGACGGAACGCTCATTTACAACGGCTATCTGACGGTCAGACGCGCACTACTCGGGCTCGTAATCGCCTGCGTGCTTGGCATTATCGTCGGCGTGTTGAGCGCTCGTAGTCGGATTGCAAGCTGGTTCTGGGATCCGATCATCGAGGTCGGCTACCCGGTTCCGGTCATCGCGCTCGTCCCGGTCTTTCTGTTCTGGTTCGGGACGGGTGATTTCGCGAAGATCGTCCTCGTCGCAGTTGGCTGTTTCTGGCCTGTTGCAATCAACGTCCGGAACGCGGCTCGAGACGTCGACGAGAACCTGATCTGGTCGGCGCGGATGATGGGCACGTCGGATCGCCAGTTGCTCAGAAGGGTGATCGTGCCGGCATCGGCTCCGGGAATCATCTCCGGAATCCAGATCGCGCTGCCGATCTCGCTCATCATCACCTTCGTTTACGAGATGGTCGCCGGTGGTGGTGGACTGGGTCATATCGAAATTGAAGGGGTTCGAATGTTCCAGGCCGAGCAAGTGTACGCGGCGTTGATTGCGATCATGATTCTCGGCTTTGCCCTCGATCGAGCACTCCGAATGCTTCGACAGCGGATTCTCAGATGGACTTGA
- a CDS encoding ABC transporter permease, with protein sequence MSYADLQLGALEETLPAPLQRVVWFVFEWIPLVIVAGFWEFASGTFVPSTVLSPPSEVAFVTWELLVAGDIIPHLQVSLFRVAAGLVLSISIGVLLGVGMARVKPVENFFEVFLALIYPIPKSALVPLAILWLGTGTETSVLIVFLACLLPIVLNSYNAAQTVDQNLIWSAQMMGMPSWQIPLKVVIPATIPSILTGIRQAIPIAFIALVSAELIASNQGVGFEILRYSQVGAYTEMFAVLVLISAIAFFAVRGYEWGERKVVRWT encoded by the coding sequence ATGTCCTACGCCGATTTGCAACTAGGGGCACTCGAGGAGACGCTGCCCGCACCGCTTCAGCGGGTCGTCTGGTTCGTCTTCGAGTGGATTCCGCTCGTGATCGTGGCCGGCTTCTGGGAGTTCGCTAGCGGCACGTTCGTCCCCAGCACGGTTCTCTCGCCGCCCTCGGAGGTCGCATTCGTCACCTGGGAGTTACTCGTCGCGGGCGATATCATCCCGCACCTACAGGTGTCGCTGTTTCGAGTCGCGGCTGGGCTCGTCCTGAGCATTTCGATCGGCGTCTTGCTGGGGGTCGGGATGGCTCGAGTGAAGCCGGTTGAGAACTTCTTCGAGGTGTTTCTGGCGTTGATCTACCCGATTCCCAAGTCGGCGCTCGTGCCGCTGGCGATTTTGTGGCTGGGGACCGGCACGGAAACGTCGGTTCTGATCGTCTTCCTCGCGTGCTTGCTCCCGATCGTGCTGAATAGCTACAACGCGGCCCAGACCGTCGATCAGAACCTCATCTGGTCGGCCCAGATGATGGGAATGCCGTCGTGGCAGATTCCGCTGAAGGTCGTGATCCCGGCGACGATTCCGAGCATCCTCACGGGGATTCGCCAGGCGATCCCCATCGCGTTTATCGCGCTGGTGAGCGCGGAACTCATCGCGTCGAATCAGGGCGTCGGCTTCGAAATCCTCCGGTACAGTCAGGTTGGTGCGTACACGGAGATGTTCGCGGTGCTCGTGTTGATCTCGGCGATCGCGTTCTTCGCCGTGCGGGGCTACGAGTGGGGCGAACGGAAGGTGGTTCGATGGACGTAA
- a CDS encoding ABC transporter ATP-binding protein, whose protein sequence is MVEGHVTISNLEKVYESGDERTKAIDDLSLEVPSGQFLSVVGPSGCGKSTLLYLIAGFLEESTGTIAVDDQPIDGPGTDRGVVFQDYALFPWRTVMGNVTYGLEQDGVPKEQRRATAQEFIDMMDLDGFEDKYPKELSGGMKQRVALARTLAYDPKILLMDEPFGALDQPLRELLQDHLLEIWGDLGKTVIFITHDVEEAVYLSERVMVMTRHPGTKKTTVDIDVDRTQPREDIILSDEYTDVKNQVWQSLREETQPEAQL, encoded by the coding sequence ATGGTCGAAGGACACGTAACGATCTCGAATCTGGAGAAGGTGTACGAATCGGGCGACGAACGAACGAAGGCGATCGACGACCTCTCACTGGAAGTGCCCAGCGGCCAGTTTCTCAGCGTCGTCGGCCCCAGCGGCTGCGGCAAAAGCACGCTGCTGTACCTCATCGCCGGCTTCCTCGAGGAATCGACCGGCACCATCGCCGTCGACGACCAACCCATCGACGGGCCGGGCACCGACCGAGGTGTCGTCTTCCAGGATTACGCCCTCTTTCCCTGGCGCACCGTCATGGGTAACGTCACCTACGGCCTCGAACAGGACGGCGTTCCCAAAGAACAGCGCCGGGCGACGGCCCAGGAGTTCATCGATATGATGGACCTCGACGGCTTCGAGGACAAGTATCCCAAAGAGCTCTCCGGCGGGATGAAACAGCGGGTCGCGCTCGCGCGGACGCTGGCGTACGATCCAAAGATCCTCCTGATGGACGAGCCGTTCGGTGCGCTCGATCAACCGCTGCGGGAACTCTTGCAGGATCACCTCCTCGAGATCTGGGGCGACCTCGGAAAGACGGTGATCTTCATCACCCACGACGTCGAGGAGGCGGTTTACCTCTCCGAACGCGTGATGGTGATGACGCGCCACCCGGGGACGAAAAAGACGACCGTCGATATCGACGTCGACCGCACCCAGCCGCGCGAGGACATCATCCTATCCGACGAGTACACCGACGTGAAAAACCAGGTCTGGCAATCCCTGCGCGAGGAGACCCAGCCGGAGGCCCAACTCTAA
- a CDS encoding ABC transporter substrate-binding protein, with amino-acid sequence MLPSSRRQFIKTGAVVSAAGITGLAGCTGSSEGTIRFNFVVPIENLGSLLDIPGIQDELENVGDSYEFEITQNSSTPDTVNALAANEADIGLLTMQSFPNAVTSDAVPDGITTIAIDMWDAHPDYFSVPVCSLPDSDITEPEDLEGRSVAVNAVGSGVHSVYLKMFDQIGIDHEEDVEFIEQGFPTFIPGLEDGIFDAAIFPGLFAVSARNEGLTEVFNTRDAFPEELQPYPYTFTTATNRAIDNKEDEIQAWMEDFQGVIEYMENNRDEVVSLAAEHFDLPEEQVDSFLLTENDYYRDFEIDLESLQGITDEMYDLGLTDEQVDMESHSTNQFF; translated from the coding sequence ATGCTACCAAGTAGCAGAAGGCAATTCATTAAAACAGGCGCAGTCGTTTCGGCTGCTGGTATTACGGGGTTAGCAGGGTGTACGGGATCCAGTGAGGGGACTATTCGGTTTAATTTCGTCGTTCCAATTGAGAACCTTGGATCGCTCCTGGATATTCCCGGTATTCAGGATGAATTAGAGAACGTCGGTGACTCATACGAGTTCGAGATCACCCAGAATTCCAGTACACCCGACACAGTAAATGCACTGGCTGCCAATGAAGCTGATATCGGGTTGCTGACAATGCAGAGCTTCCCGAACGCGGTGACTTCCGATGCCGTTCCCGACGGGATAACGACGATTGCTATCGACATGTGGGATGCTCACCCGGACTACTTCTCGGTTCCCGTTTGTTCGTTACCGGACTCGGACATCACGGAACCGGAAGATCTCGAGGGACGTTCTGTGGCCGTAAACGCAGTTGGGTCCGGTGTTCACTCTGTCTACCTGAAGATGTTCGATCAGATCGGTATCGATCACGAGGAGGATGTCGAATTCATCGAACAGGGGTTCCCGACCTTTATTCCTGGTCTCGAGGACGGCATCTTCGATGCGGCGATTTTCCCGGGATTGTTCGCCGTAAGTGCGAGGAACGAAGGACTAACTGAGGTCTTTAACACCCGAGACGCGTTCCCAGAAGAATTGCAACCGTACCCCTATACTTTCACGACGGCTACTAATAGAGCAATTGATAATAAGGAAGATGAGATCCAAGCGTGGATGGAAGACTTCCAAGGTGTTATTGAGTACATGGAGAACAACCGCGACGAAGTCGTCTCACTGGCTGCCGAGCACTTCGACCTCCCTGAAGAGCAGGTCGATAGCTTCCTCTTGACCGAAAACGACTACTATCGCGATTTCGAAATCGACCTCGAGTCGCTTCAGGGAATTACGGACGAGATGTACGATCTCGGGCTCACCGATGAGCAGGTCGATATGGAAAGTCACTCGACAAACCAATTCTTCTAA